One Sodalinema gerasimenkoae IPPAS B-353 DNA segment encodes these proteins:
- a CDS encoding isochorismate synthase, with amino-acid sequence MKLWKWTKDSAQYVSEGFLRIFAPSKDEYPDSGLQPFEGRPNKKSV; translated from the coding sequence ATGAAACTCTGGAAGTGGACGAAAGACTCAGCACAGTACGTTTCTGAAGGCTTCTTGCGCATTTTTGCCCCAAGCAAAGATGAGTATCCTGACAGTGGCTTGCAACCCTTTGAAGGTCGCCCAAATAAGAAGTCCGTGTAG
- a CDS encoding DUF1517 domain-containing protein codes for MGHIRLSKLKPILKSIFLVGVIAILFFSQADGALAARSGGRMGGGSFRAPSRSYSAPSRSYAPNRGYGGGGFGFPFLIPFFGFGGGFGGLFSILVVITLANFLVRSFRGAIGDGEGGEPQSLNPTVSVAKLQVGLLAQARELQTDLDRIALTANTQSAQGRTQVLQESTLALLRHPEYFAYASSETEQTRLNNAEAQFNRWSLSERSKFSEETLSNYDNQLKQAADKSLPGESESGAITESEAPSEYIVVTLLVGVQGKLKLPAIQDAEGLNQALRDLGGVGAEQLLAVEVLWTPQASGDTLTADDLVAGYPQLQLV; via the coding sequence ATGGGTCATATCAGACTGAGCAAACTCAAACCAATTTTAAAATCTATTTTCCTCGTCGGCGTCATCGCCATTCTCTTCTTCTCCCAAGCGGACGGCGCTCTGGCTGCCCGCAGTGGGGGACGGATGGGAGGAGGATCATTCCGCGCTCCCAGTCGCTCCTATAGCGCCCCGAGCCGCTCCTATGCCCCGAATAGAGGCTATGGTGGCGGTGGCTTTGGCTTCCCCTTCCTGATTCCCTTCTTCGGCTTTGGCGGCGGCTTTGGGGGACTGTTTTCGATTCTGGTTGTGATTACCCTCGCCAACTTCCTTGTCCGCAGTTTCCGAGGAGCGATTGGAGACGGTGAAGGAGGCGAACCCCAAAGCCTCAACCCCACGGTTTCCGTAGCGAAGCTACAGGTTGGCCTCTTAGCCCAAGCCCGAGAGTTACAAACGGATCTCGATCGCATCGCCCTGACGGCCAATACCCAATCAGCTCAAGGTCGCACCCAGGTGCTGCAAGAGTCCACCTTGGCCCTGTTACGTCACCCGGAATACTTCGCCTACGCCAGTTCCGAGACCGAACAAACCCGCCTCAATAACGCGGAGGCTCAATTTAACCGCTGGTCTCTGTCAGAACGGAGTAAGTTCTCTGAGGAAACCCTCAGTAACTACGACAATCAACTCAAACAGGCTGCTGATAAATCCCTTCCGGGCGAGTCAGAGTCGGGGGCAATCACGGAGTCTGAGGCACCGAGTGAGTATATTGTCGTGACCCTTTTGGTGGGGGTTCAGGGCAAACTGAAGCTCCCCGCGATTCAAGATGCCGAGGGCTTAAACCAGGCCCTGCGAGATCTCGGTGGCGTAGGGGCTGAACAACTCCTGGCGGTGGAAGTTCTCTGGACTCCCCAAGCCTCTGGAGATACCCTCACCGCTGACGACTTAGTCGCTGGCTATCCCCAGTTGCAGTTAGTTTAA